One Solea senegalensis isolate Sse05_10M linkage group LG3, IFAPA_SoseM_1, whole genome shotgun sequence genomic window carries:
- the LOC122766924 gene encoding inositol 1,4,5-triphosphate receptor associated 2 isoform X5, giving the protein MDCYTPQASRRHNPVDSICRKLQTIQWRGDREPNSPFQIPKLSSSNYDSPQCGLRHNLEAILKKGALHNDEVERGKDMVKGRGMGMPTSASSQRSSLGPSVPPSVPSTPACTPSIPANITYTITSTLGERRGADGSDLSQMKTWQRYCSTPTGQSKDSPYFTFTKGPQSVQSQSETPSTSQPLSRTFTPSHSTHSYNVNFCSADTINLTECELPYPALVVKRLSMGDGGTSQASENKKENMAEISLICEENLLDTIFYACDTQRRGKVFVSHIVDYLRHTTSRSSEDSGLDELCNMLDPEHKDVSIDLDTYHAVMKEWIDDCRNNSDETTNDFTQDSVKPRDCLSAKRSVLLNMTSGSLEAFGGEASRLEFETSELVYCVADLQMSNQKLQEEVKKLKLVVEGMEDTNQKLAEENEDLRNQTRVNQQLAQKEKLLKDEVEEMKATLSCTEEGRARASAHSKHVEKENQGLIAKIASLQEENFKLTMEMDDLQRRIAGLCEINADLQVQIHSFDAVVSDKETVIHEKSKQINELKAAVEEYSSITELLRADKSKLESQMQMLHPQLAGASVSLSVAYRLNQSSSGSLQTELALAQSPLGAPHGVDHLSTTMNITSPLDETLDREVFLLLQGPSPEHMALEFKSLLKKLKMSFREESDFVLSTVKGMVDNTDNDLQTVQAELDARRADWALGLDQLAQYTDSLEKELIKMASNMRRSRTEILHLSVRVQEQENQKRQLGEELEQLKTPQDSREASCQTPAPDEEPADGYLDWDEEFALQDFLKSELAEGNCQVLDGQPDGGPKDKGNKLTDRSEEEDGVERWMVVDTEGEERDTSTPLSAFSVGAKPEQGIVEERRDICTESEVMCQPLQEKAAALLSAHSQAVSFRHPEAEALPDPSHSEKNASSEVSETTKNLYNSPEQEQTVTPGNTPPSAADMVSPDGTSPGPDETIANNESSEPTTEDYKEGGEKEGKADSSTSDMNCFKSLSLDQLADRSAAGDTTSLLPVLIEEEEGVQDHSAEVPGEAVSMADTDRLNHSNLSYSSSSQSGPTFTQIGQSGSGMGSVTSDPCQSEDNAARKDFGKNKRELELSHGMVAVEEHKVEEDQSEDGMTNGKESEPPIISNSSDSFKEDRNSPSPTDKEIEAEFQRLALGFKCDMFTLEKRLRLEERSRDLAEENVRREVSSCQGLLQALIPLCEDDNQSMEIIQRLQKNLDILIQSMTRVSSRSEMLGAIHQENRIGKAVEVMIQHVENLKRMYTKEHAELLELRETLMQNERSFGSQTERDDFRGKKQASSSQYYKPSTRRVSIAAIPRSGGGNMLFDMSKTQDGMETEMERLTRRSPWMTCNNTDCQSEDEQQQQQQQKEEPVAERRRSSLCELGSKLTSFILPLKTSQDELFVMLPSPSSSPTSTDPGVAQSLSHSLTSSRAAAAVARGGRGLWLWLALLLVLAGLLALLASLVMQPAVDAAPVGTGDSWMTIQQLLWPYAGLRHNGQPPV; this is encoded by the exons ATGGACTGTTACACGCCTCAGGCAAGTCGTCGGCACAACCCAGTGGACAGCATCTGCCGCAAACTGCAGACCATTCAGTGGCGGGGTGACCGAGAGCCAAATTCTCCCTTTCAGATTCCCAAGCTCTCCTCAAGCAATTACGACAGCCCTCAGTGTGGCCTTAGGCACAACCTGGAGGCCATCCTGAAGAAAGGAGCGCTCCACAATGATGAGGTGGAGAGGGGAAAGGACATGGTGAAAGGGAGAGGGATGGGGATGCCAACCTCTGCATCCTCCCAGAGGAGCAGCCTGggtccctctgtccctccttCAGTGCCTTCAACCCCCGCGTGCACCCCTTCTATACCAGCTAACATTACATACACAATCACTAGCACtctgggagagaggagaggagcagatGGAAGTGATTTAAGTCAAATGAAGACATGGCAGCGATATTGTTCAACACCCACAGGGCAATCCAAAGATTCTCCTTATTTTACATTCACAAAAGGACCTCAGTCTGTGCAGTCACAGAGCGAGACGCCGAGCACGAGCCAGCCTCTTTCTCGGACCTTCACACCAAGTCACAGCACCCACTCTTACAATGTCAATTTCTGCTCTGCGGACACAATAAACTTGACAGAGTGCGAGCTGCCCTACCCTGCTCTGGTTGTCAAAAGACTGTCTATGGGAGATGGAG GGACATCACAGGCCTCAGAAAACAAGAAGGAGAACATGGCAGAAATCAGCCTCATCTGTGAGGAGAATCTGTTGGACACCATCTTCTATGCCTGTGACACACAGCGTCGAG GTAAAGTGTTCGTGTCTCACATTGTGGACTATCTGCGGCACACCACCAGTCGAAGCTCGGAGGACAGTGGACTGGATGAGCTTTGCAACATGCTGGATCCGGAACACAAAGATGTTTCCATTGACCTGGACACCTACCACGCTGTCATGAAGGAGTGGATTGATGACTGCCGCAATAACAG tgatGAAACAACAAATGACTTCACTCAGGACTCTGTGAAACCTAGAGACTGCTTGTCTG cgAAGAGGTCAGTGCTGCTCAATATGACCTCAGGAAGTTTGGAGGCCTTTGGAGGGGAAGCATCCAGACTTGAGTT TGAAACATCAGAGCTGGTGTATTGTGTTGCTGACCTCCAGATGAGTAACCagaagctgcaggaggaagtgaagaagcTGAAGCTAGTGGTGGAGGGCATGGAAGACACAAACCAAAAGCTGGCAGAGGAAAATGAGGACCTACGCAACCAGACCAGGGT TAACCAGCAGCTGGCCCAGAAGGAGAAACTGCTGAAggatgaggtggaggagatgaaggCAACTCTGAGCTGTACTGAGGAAGGCAGAGCTCGTGCCTCCGCACACAGCAAACATGTG GAGAAAGAGAACCAGGGTCTCATTGCCAAGATTGCCTCTCTTCAGGAAGAG AATTTCAAGCTAACCATGGAGATGGATGATCTTCAGAGAAGAATAGCAGGGCTGTGTGAAATTAATGCTGACCTTCAG GTGCAAATTCACTCTTTTGATGCTGTTGTCAGTGACAAAGAGACTGTGATACACGAG AAAAGCAAACAGATAAATGAgctgaaggcagcagtggaggaatACTCCTCCATCACAGAG CTGCTGAGGGCAGACAAGAGCAAACTGGAGAGCCAGATGCAGATGTTGCATCCTCAATTAGCTGG GGCTAGTGTGTCCCTGTCAGTGGCTTACAGATTAAACCAGAGCAGCTCAGGATCCCTACAGACAGAACTGGCTTTGGCACAATCACCACTGGGG GCTCCTCATGGAGTTGACCATTTGTCCACTACTATGAACATCACCTCTCCACTAGATGAGACACTGGACAGAGaggtgtttctgctgctgcagggaccCAGTCCTGAACACATGGCTCTCGAGTTTAAGAGTCTTCTAAAAAAACTG aAAATGAGTTTTAGGGAAGAATCCGACTTTGTCTTATCCACAGTTAAAGGCATGGTGGACAACACAGACAATGATCTTCAG ACGGTGCAGGCAGAGCTGGATGCGAGGAGGGCCGACTGGGCCCTTGGCCTGGACCAGCTGGCCCAATACACAGACTCACTGGAGAAGGAGCTGATCAAAATGGCCAGTAACATGAGGAGGTCTCGCACCGAGATCCTCCACCTTTCAGTCAG GGTGCAAGAGCAGGAGAACCAGAAGCGACAGCTGGGTGAGGAACTGGAGCAGCTGAAGACACCCCAGGACAGCAGAGAGGCCTCATGTCAGACACCTGCACCAGATGAAGAG cctGCAGATGGATACTTGGACTGGGATGAGGAGTTTGCCCTCCAAGACTTCCTGAAGAGTGAGCTGGCAGAGGGGAATTGCCAGGTTCTGGATGGACAACCTGATGGAGGACCTAAGGATAAAGGGAACAAATTAACAGACAGaagtgaggaggaagatggGGTTGAGAGGTGGATGGTGGTGGATactgaaggagaggagagggacacGTCAACTCCTCTGTCTGCTTTCTCTGTGGGGGCAAAGCCCGAGCAGGGCATAGTGGAAGAGAGGCGAG ACATTTGCACTGAGTCAGAGGTGATGTGTCAACCTTTGCAG gAAAAAGCAGCAGCGCTATTGAGCGCCCACTCACAAGCTGTCAGCTTTAGACACCCAGAGGCTGAAGCTCTCCCTGATCCATCCCACTCAGAGAAGA ATGCCTCTTCAGAAGTCTCTGAAACAACAAAGAATTTGTACAACTCACCTGAACAAGAACAAACAGTCACACCTGGTAACACCCCTCCCTCAGCAGCAGACATGGTCTCTCCTGATGGTACATCCCCTGGGCCAGATGAGACCATTGCCAATAATGAAAG CAGTGAGCCGACCACTGAGGACTAcaaggaaggaggagaaaaggaaggCAAAGCGGACTCGAGCACAAGCGACATGAACTGCTTTAAG AGCCTGAGCCTGGACCAGCTGGCAGACAGATCAGCAGCTGGGGACAC CACAAGCCTACTACCTGTGTTGatagaagaggaagagggtgTGCAGGATCATTCAGCTGAAGTTCCAGGAGAAGCCGTCAGCATGGCAG ATACAGACCGGCTCAACCACAGCAACTTATCTTACAGCAGCTCCTCTCAGTCAGGACCAACCTTTACACAGATCGGCCAATCAGGGAGTGGCATGGgcagtgtgacctctgacccctgccAATCAGAGGACAATGCAGCCAGAAAGGACTTTGGAAAAAATAAGAGGGAACTG GAGCTGTCTCACGGCATGGTGGCCGTCGAGGAGCACAAGGTTGAGGAGGACCAAAGTGAGGACGGCATGACCAATGGGAAGGAAT CTGAGCCACCAATTATATCCAACTCCAGCGACAGCTTTAAAGAGGACCGGAACAG CCCGTCACCCACTGACAAGGAGATTGAG gcAGAGTTCCAGCGTCTGGCACTGGGCTTCAAGTGTGACATGTTCACACTGGAAAAGAGACTCCGGCTGGAAGAGAGATCACGTGACCTGGCTGAGGAGAATGTCCGCAGGGAGGTGTCCAGCTGCCAGGGCCTActgcag GCTTTGATTCCTCTGTGTGAGGATGACAACCAGTCCATGGAGATCATCCAGAGACTCCAGAAGAACCTTGATATCCTCATCCAGTCCATGACCAGGGTGTCCAGTCGCTCTGAGATGCTAGGAGCTATTCATCAG GAGAATCGTATTGGTAAGGCTGTGGAGGTGATGATCCAGCATGTGGAGAACCTGAAGAGGATGTACACCAAGGAGCACGCTGAGCTGCTGGAACTGAGAGAGACACTGATGCAGAATGAGCGGTCATTTGGATCACAGACTGAAAGAG ATGACTTCCGTGGTAAGAAGCAGGCATCATCATCGCAGTACTACAAG CCATCAACCCGGCGGGTCAGCATAGCAGCAATCCCCCGCTCTGGTGGAGGCAACATGCTCTTTGACATG TCTAAAACACAAGATGGCATGGAAACTGAAATGGAGAGACTGACCAGGCGATCCCCATG GATGACCTGCAACAACACAGACTGCCAGTCAgaggatgagcagcagcagcagcagcagcagaaggaggagccagtggcagagaggaggaggtccAGTCTCTGTGAGCTGGGCAGCAAACTCACCTCCTTCATTCTGCCACTCAAGAC GAGTCAGGATGAGCTGTTTGTTATGCT TCCAAGCCCTTCCTCCAGCCCTACATCTACAGACCCAGGAGTGGCCCAGTCTCTGTCCCATAGCCTGACCTcttccagagcagcagcagctgtagccAGAGGGGGTAGGGGCCTCTGGCTCTGGTTGGCCTTATTGTTGGTTTTGGCAG GTCTCTTGGCTCTGCTGGCCAGCCTGGTGATGCAGCCAGCAGTAGATGCTGCCCCTGTGGGGACTGGAGACTCCTGGATGAccatccagcagctgctgtggccCTACGCGGGGCTCCGGCACAACGGGCAGCCCCCTGTCTAG
- the LOC122766924 gene encoding inositol 1,4,5-triphosphate receptor associated 2 isoform X7: MDCYTPQASRRHNPVDSICRKLQTIQWRGDREPNSPFQIPKLSSSNYDSPQCGLRHNLEAILKKGALHNDEVERGKDMVKGRGMGMPTSASSQRSSLGPSVPPSVPSTPACTPSIPANITYTITSTLGERRGADGSDLSQMKTWQRYCSTPTGQSKDSPYFTFTKGPQSVQSQSETPSTSQPLSRTFTPSHSTHSYNVNFCSADTINLTECELPYPALVVKRLSMGDGGTSQASENKKENMAEISLICEENLLDTIFYACDTQRRGKVFVSHIVDYLRHTTSRSSEDSGLDELCNMLDPEHKDVSIDLDTYHAVMKEWIDDCRNNSDETTNDFTQDSVKPRDCLSAKRSVLLNMTSGSLEAFGGEASRLEFETSELVYCVADLQMSNQKLQEEVKKLKLVVEGMEDTNQKLAEENEDLRNQTRVNQQLAQKEKLLKDEVEEMKATLSCTEEGRARASAHSKHVEKENQGLIAKIASLQEENFKLTMEMDDLQRRIAGLCEINADLQVQIHSFDAVVSDKETVIHEKSKQINELKAAVEEYSSITELLRADKSKLESQMQMLHPQLAGASVSLSVAYRLNQSSSGSLQTELALAQSPLGAPHGVDHLSTTMNITSPLDETLDREVFLLLQGPSPEHMALEFKSLLKKLKMSFREESDFVLSTVKGMVDNTDNDLQTVQAELDARRADWALGLDQLAQYTDSLEKELIKMASNMRRSRTEILHLSVRVQEQENQKRQLGEELEQLKTPQDSREASCQTPAPDEEPADGYLDWDEEFALQDFLKSELAEGNCQVLDGQPDGGPKDKGNKLTDRSEEEDGVERWMVVDTEGEERDTSTPLSAFSVGAKPEQGIVEERRDICTESEVMCQPLQEKAAALLSAHSQAVSFRHPEAEALPDPSHSEKNASSEVSETTKNLYNSPEQEQTVTPGNTPPSAADMVSPDGTSPGPDETIANNESSEPTTEDYKEGGEKEGKADSSTSDMNCFKSLSLDQLADRSAAGDTTSLLPVLIEEEEGVQDHSAEVPGEAVSMADTDRLNHSNLSYSSSSQSGPTFTQIGQSGSGMGSVTSDPCQSEDNAARKDFGKNKRELELSHGMVAVEEHKVEEDQSEDGMTNGKESEPPIISNSSDSFKEDRNSPSPTDKEIEAEFQRLALGFKCDMFTLEKRLRLEERSRDLAEENVRREVSSCQGLLQALIPLCEDDNQSMEIIQRLQKNLDILIQSMTRVSSRSEMLGAIHQENRIGKAVEVMIQHVENLKRMYTKEHAELLELRETLMQNERSFGSQTERDDFRGKKQASSSQYYKPSTRRVSIAAIPRSGGGNMLFDMSKTQDGMETEMERLTRRSPWNVAGKNTARPPLKRFVSSAAWVDTEEPSLMMKGPSPSSSPTSTDPGVAQSLSHSLTSSRAAAAVARGGRGLWLWLALLLVLAGLLALLASLVMQPAVDAAPVGTGDSWMTIQQLLWPYAGLRHNGQPPV, translated from the exons ATGGACTGTTACACGCCTCAGGCAAGTCGTCGGCACAACCCAGTGGACAGCATCTGCCGCAAACTGCAGACCATTCAGTGGCGGGGTGACCGAGAGCCAAATTCTCCCTTTCAGATTCCCAAGCTCTCCTCAAGCAATTACGACAGCCCTCAGTGTGGCCTTAGGCACAACCTGGAGGCCATCCTGAAGAAAGGAGCGCTCCACAATGATGAGGTGGAGAGGGGAAAGGACATGGTGAAAGGGAGAGGGATGGGGATGCCAACCTCTGCATCCTCCCAGAGGAGCAGCCTGggtccctctgtccctccttCAGTGCCTTCAACCCCCGCGTGCACCCCTTCTATACCAGCTAACATTACATACACAATCACTAGCACtctgggagagaggagaggagcagatGGAAGTGATTTAAGTCAAATGAAGACATGGCAGCGATATTGTTCAACACCCACAGGGCAATCCAAAGATTCTCCTTATTTTACATTCACAAAAGGACCTCAGTCTGTGCAGTCACAGAGCGAGACGCCGAGCACGAGCCAGCCTCTTTCTCGGACCTTCACACCAAGTCACAGCACCCACTCTTACAATGTCAATTTCTGCTCTGCGGACACAATAAACTTGACAGAGTGCGAGCTGCCCTACCCTGCTCTGGTTGTCAAAAGACTGTCTATGGGAGATGGAG GGACATCACAGGCCTCAGAAAACAAGAAGGAGAACATGGCAGAAATCAGCCTCATCTGTGAGGAGAATCTGTTGGACACCATCTTCTATGCCTGTGACACACAGCGTCGAG GTAAAGTGTTCGTGTCTCACATTGTGGACTATCTGCGGCACACCACCAGTCGAAGCTCGGAGGACAGTGGACTGGATGAGCTTTGCAACATGCTGGATCCGGAACACAAAGATGTTTCCATTGACCTGGACACCTACCACGCTGTCATGAAGGAGTGGATTGATGACTGCCGCAATAACAG tgatGAAACAACAAATGACTTCACTCAGGACTCTGTGAAACCTAGAGACTGCTTGTCTG cgAAGAGGTCAGTGCTGCTCAATATGACCTCAGGAAGTTTGGAGGCCTTTGGAGGGGAAGCATCCAGACTTGAGTT TGAAACATCAGAGCTGGTGTATTGTGTTGCTGACCTCCAGATGAGTAACCagaagctgcaggaggaagtgaagaagcTGAAGCTAGTGGTGGAGGGCATGGAAGACACAAACCAAAAGCTGGCAGAGGAAAATGAGGACCTACGCAACCAGACCAGGGT TAACCAGCAGCTGGCCCAGAAGGAGAAACTGCTGAAggatgaggtggaggagatgaaggCAACTCTGAGCTGTACTGAGGAAGGCAGAGCTCGTGCCTCCGCACACAGCAAACATGTG GAGAAAGAGAACCAGGGTCTCATTGCCAAGATTGCCTCTCTTCAGGAAGAG AATTTCAAGCTAACCATGGAGATGGATGATCTTCAGAGAAGAATAGCAGGGCTGTGTGAAATTAATGCTGACCTTCAG GTGCAAATTCACTCTTTTGATGCTGTTGTCAGTGACAAAGAGACTGTGATACACGAG AAAAGCAAACAGATAAATGAgctgaaggcagcagtggaggaatACTCCTCCATCACAGAG CTGCTGAGGGCAGACAAGAGCAAACTGGAGAGCCAGATGCAGATGTTGCATCCTCAATTAGCTGG GGCTAGTGTGTCCCTGTCAGTGGCTTACAGATTAAACCAGAGCAGCTCAGGATCCCTACAGACAGAACTGGCTTTGGCACAATCACCACTGGGG GCTCCTCATGGAGTTGACCATTTGTCCACTACTATGAACATCACCTCTCCACTAGATGAGACACTGGACAGAGaggtgtttctgctgctgcagggaccCAGTCCTGAACACATGGCTCTCGAGTTTAAGAGTCTTCTAAAAAAACTG aAAATGAGTTTTAGGGAAGAATCCGACTTTGTCTTATCCACAGTTAAAGGCATGGTGGACAACACAGACAATGATCTTCAG ACGGTGCAGGCAGAGCTGGATGCGAGGAGGGCCGACTGGGCCCTTGGCCTGGACCAGCTGGCCCAATACACAGACTCACTGGAGAAGGAGCTGATCAAAATGGCCAGTAACATGAGGAGGTCTCGCACCGAGATCCTCCACCTTTCAGTCAG GGTGCAAGAGCAGGAGAACCAGAAGCGACAGCTGGGTGAGGAACTGGAGCAGCTGAAGACACCCCAGGACAGCAGAGAGGCCTCATGTCAGACACCTGCACCAGATGAAGAG cctGCAGATGGATACTTGGACTGGGATGAGGAGTTTGCCCTCCAAGACTTCCTGAAGAGTGAGCTGGCAGAGGGGAATTGCCAGGTTCTGGATGGACAACCTGATGGAGGACCTAAGGATAAAGGGAACAAATTAACAGACAGaagtgaggaggaagatggGGTTGAGAGGTGGATGGTGGTGGATactgaaggagaggagagggacacGTCAACTCCTCTGTCTGCTTTCTCTGTGGGGGCAAAGCCCGAGCAGGGCATAGTGGAAGAGAGGCGAG ACATTTGCACTGAGTCAGAGGTGATGTGTCAACCTTTGCAG gAAAAAGCAGCAGCGCTATTGAGCGCCCACTCACAAGCTGTCAGCTTTAGACACCCAGAGGCTGAAGCTCTCCCTGATCCATCCCACTCAGAGAAGA ATGCCTCTTCAGAAGTCTCTGAAACAACAAAGAATTTGTACAACTCACCTGAACAAGAACAAACAGTCACACCTGGTAACACCCCTCCCTCAGCAGCAGACATGGTCTCTCCTGATGGTACATCCCCTGGGCCAGATGAGACCATTGCCAATAATGAAAG CAGTGAGCCGACCACTGAGGACTAcaaggaaggaggagaaaaggaaggCAAAGCGGACTCGAGCACAAGCGACATGAACTGCTTTAAG AGCCTGAGCCTGGACCAGCTGGCAGACAGATCAGCAGCTGGGGACAC CACAAGCCTACTACCTGTGTTGatagaagaggaagagggtgTGCAGGATCATTCAGCTGAAGTTCCAGGAGAAGCCGTCAGCATGGCAG ATACAGACCGGCTCAACCACAGCAACTTATCTTACAGCAGCTCCTCTCAGTCAGGACCAACCTTTACACAGATCGGCCAATCAGGGAGTGGCATGGgcagtgtgacctctgacccctgccAATCAGAGGACAATGCAGCCAGAAAGGACTTTGGAAAAAATAAGAGGGAACTG GAGCTGTCTCACGGCATGGTGGCCGTCGAGGAGCACAAGGTTGAGGAGGACCAAAGTGAGGACGGCATGACCAATGGGAAGGAAT CTGAGCCACCAATTATATCCAACTCCAGCGACAGCTTTAAAGAGGACCGGAACAG CCCGTCACCCACTGACAAGGAGATTGAG gcAGAGTTCCAGCGTCTGGCACTGGGCTTCAAGTGTGACATGTTCACACTGGAAAAGAGACTCCGGCTGGAAGAGAGATCACGTGACCTGGCTGAGGAGAATGTCCGCAGGGAGGTGTCCAGCTGCCAGGGCCTActgcag GCTTTGATTCCTCTGTGTGAGGATGACAACCAGTCCATGGAGATCATCCAGAGACTCCAGAAGAACCTTGATATCCTCATCCAGTCCATGACCAGGGTGTCCAGTCGCTCTGAGATGCTAGGAGCTATTCATCAG GAGAATCGTATTGGTAAGGCTGTGGAGGTGATGATCCAGCATGTGGAGAACCTGAAGAGGATGTACACCAAGGAGCACGCTGAGCTGCTGGAACTGAGAGAGACACTGATGCAGAATGAGCGGTCATTTGGATCACAGACTGAAAGAG ATGACTTCCGTGGTAAGAAGCAGGCATCATCATCGCAGTACTACAAG CCATCAACCCGGCGGGTCAGCATAGCAGCAATCCCCCGCTCTGGTGGAGGCAACATGCTCTTTGACATG TCTAAAACACAAGATGGCATGGAAACTGAAATGGAGAGACTGACCAGGCGATCCCCATG GAATGTGGCAGGGAAGAACACGGCCCGCCCTCCATTAAAACGCTTTGTTAGCTCAGCGGCCTGGGTTGATACTGAAGAACCCTCTCTCATGATGAAGGG TCCAAGCCCTTCCTCCAGCCCTACATCTACAGACCCAGGAGTGGCCCAGTCTCTGTCCCATAGCCTGACCTcttccagagcagcagcagctgtagccAGAGGGGGTAGGGGCCTCTGGCTCTGGTTGGCCTTATTGTTGGTTTTGGCAG GTCTCTTGGCTCTGCTGGCCAGCCTGGTGATGCAGCCAGCAGTAGATGCTGCCCCTGTGGGGACTGGAGACTCCTGGATGAccatccagcagctgctgtggccCTACGCGGGGCTCCGGCACAACGGGCAGCCCCCTGTCTAG